The following DNA comes from Bacteroidales bacterium.
CTCGCCTTGCTCAGGGCAGAATTGTAGAGTTGAACTCATATCAACCATAACCAAATTACCACTGTCGGCTTTAACAACCCAACCACCAATATTGTTGCATCCATCAAAAGCAGCAATAGTGCTGTCTTTCATATTGAAAATAACGTATGGTTGTTCTTCATTCTCGTTTGTAGTAATATTGCTGTCGTTAATTTTAACCAACTCCCATTTACCACAAATCGAATAATTCTCAGTAGTCTCGCAAGTTTGCTCTGCTTTTTTTGTTGAGCAACTACAAAGTATAATTGCCACAAATAGAGCAATAAATGATAAATTTTTCATCCTTAATTATTTTTGGTTTAAATTATCTAATTCAATTAATATCTCTCCTACATTTTTGTCAAATTCAGCAATAAGAGTTTTGTAGTAACTCTTTACCAATTTAGGATTTTTTGTGCCATTTGGGTGACTTACTCTCGAAATAAATTCACCTTGCATATCCAAAATTCTACCAATTAACTCGTTAAATTCCTCGTCTTTATCACCGCTGATAAAAGCTCCACTTAAAAAGCAGTTTGTAACAAGTTCTTCTGCAAGAAAGTTAATCTCTTTTTTTAAATCGCGTTTGTTTGCCATTTCTTTTAAATTAATGTTTAATGTGTAGCAAATTTATAAAATAAATTTTGATTATCCAATACAAATAATATATATAATTATCTATATAAAATCTCTTATTTCTTTTTCTCGATATTCATAATTCGGTACATCAAATCTCTAATAGAGTTTGATTTTAGGGCAACTCTCATCATTAAAAAGTTAATAGGGAATATAAATGCCCAAACGGGAACGGGTGCCCAAATATTGCTTACACCAATCCAAATAAAGAATTTGAAACACAATATCTGTAACAGATAATTTATGAATTGCACTACGCAGAATAAAATACCTCTATCAAATGTAGGTTTAGTGCGGAATGTATAGTAATTTGATAAAATAAAATTTGTGACAAAACTAATACCAAATCCCACTGAATACGCTACACCGGGATAGTCTGGCATTAAATAGGATAGAGGTAAGTAAACAGCATATAAAATAAAAGTAACCAATGCACCTGTAATAGTAAACCTAAGCACCTCATCCTTATACACTTTTTTCTTTTTGGGAGAAATATTGGGAGTTTCAGTATTTAAATTAGTGTTTATATTTTCGCTCATAATTTTTTTGTTAATTTAATTTCTTGTTTTCAGTTGCAAAAGTAATAACAAATGTGTTAAATAACATCAGTTTCCTTGAATATTTCTTACTAGGGTAGTAGTATCTTTATGTTATCACAAAAATTAATAATAAAACAAAAGAGATTGTACACAAGGCACAATCTC
Coding sequences within:
- a CDS encoding META domain-containing protein, which translates into the protein MKNLSFIALFVAIILCSCSTKKAEQTCETTENYSICGKWELVKINDSNITTNENEEQPYVIFNMKDSTIAAFDGCNNIGGWVVKADSGNLVMVDMSSTLQFCPEQGESAKLGAILNVADKYEIKDCAEQGKCLIITSSNDSISAIFKAIK
- a CDS encoding GtrA family protein: MSENINTNLNTETPNISPKKKKVYKDEVLRFTITGALVTFILYAVYLPLSYLMPDYPGVAYSVGFGISFVTNFILSNYYTFRTKPTFDRGILFCVVQFINYLLQILCFKFFIWIGVSNIWAPVPVWAFIFPINFLMMRVALKSNSIRDLMYRIMNIEKKK